ACTCTAAGTTTACAATACCATCACCTAGGTCGAGTAGGGTAGCTTCGCTATTGCCCCATACTTTATTCGTATTTCGAATATTATTTAGAATGATAAATGCATCCTGTCCAGGAATTGCATCATACGTTTGGGTTTGTTGATTGTAAAATAGTTTTTTGCCATTTTCAATTTTATAGAAACTTGTAGCACCTGTAGCTGCTAAGTCTTTGACCCATTGAGCAACTTGATAGCCTTCTTTTTCTACTAAGTCAATTCCCTTTTGTAAACCGAGTACATCCCAAGTTTCAAATGGACCATATTTCCACGCATATCCTGTACGCATGGCATCATCGATAGAGAATAAGGTATCTGTAATTTCAGGAACGCGTTGTGAAACATATGCAAATAAAGAAGCAAAGTGCTTGCGGATTAAGGTTCCTGCTTTTCCTGGATCAGCTAATAATACAGACCATTTTGCTTTTGTGCCTCCCGCTTGGTTAGCCGTTTCAATAGCTTCAATCTTAGCACGTTCTAAAGGTCTGTAACTTAAGGTATTTAAATCTAGGGCAAAACGATTTGTTTTCCCTTCTTTATCTACTTCTTTGTAGTAAAAACCTTTTTTGGTTTTGTCTCCTAAGAATTTATTTTCAAGTAAGAAATTTAATGCTTGATTGTCTTTTACTTCTTGAATCATCGCGTCATCCGGACAGTTTTGTTTTAGTCCTAGCGTTACGTTAATTGCCGTATCTAGACCAACTAAATCACCCAATTTAAAGGTTCCTGTTTTTGGACGACCAAGGAAAGCCCCTGTTAAGGTATCTGCTTCTTCAATCGTTAATCCAATCTCTTGGGTAAGTTGCATCACCATGGCCATAGAATATACCCCAATTCTATTTCCAATGAAACCAGGTGTATCTTTACATAAAACAGGAGTTTTACCTAAGTATACACGAGCGTAGTTTTGGAAAAATGAAATAACTTCAGCTGACGTATGCGGTCCAGGAATAATCTCAAATAAAGGTAAATAACGCGGTGGGTTAAAGAAGTGTGTACCACAAAAGTGCTGTTGAAAATCCTCTGAACGTCCTTCAACAAGCAATTTCATAGGAATTCCAGATGTATTTGAAGTAATTAAAGTGCCTGGTTTTCTATATTTTTCGATGTTTTCAAAAACAGATTTCTTGATATCTAATCGTTCAATAACAACTTCGATAATCCAATCTACTGTTTTGATTTTCGATAAATCATCCTCAAGATTTCCTATCGTAATACGATCGGCAAAGCGAGGCGTATAAATAGGAGCGGGTTTTGATTTTAGTGCATTGGTTAAATGAGTTTGCGCAATTTTATTTCGAACGGCACGATCATTTAAAGTTAAGCCCTTTTTCTCTTCCTCTGGAGTTAAAGCATTGGGAACAATATCCATTAACAATACCTCAACACCAATATTGGCAAAATGACATGCAATAGCTGATCCCATAACTCCTGAACCAATTACAGCCACTTTTTTAATTCTTCTTTTCATATGTTTATATAATTCCTATGGTTAATACTTATTCTATTGTTTTATTGGGTTACTTTTTGGTATCAAATATGGCTTTATCTGCAATCAGTTGATTTACCGTTTCGGTAACTGCAATGAAATTGGCAATCTGCTCCTCTGTAAGGTGTTTGCGTATCGCCTCGTTGAATCGCTTGACCTTTTCTTTGGAAAGTTCTCGTTTCTCAAGACCTAAAGGAGTAAGTTTTATGATAACCCCTCGACCATCATGAGGGTTTTTTTCTCTTGTGATTAATCCTTTTTCCTCCATTTTCTTTAACGTACGAGTCAAACTCGTCGCTTCCATTCCCATATTAGGGCCTAATAGAGTAGAAGGTGTACCATTCTTATCAATACTCAACAGAGCAAAAGCTAAAGACATGGTTGCGTCATATTTGGCAGCTTCTTCGTTGTACATCCTCGCTACTGCTTGCCAAGTTGCTCTTAAAGTATAGTCTATTGTTTTGTCCTTCATTTCAAGTTGGTTAAACTCAAATATAAGAAAAAAATAATATGCACGCATACTATTAGGTGAATTTTTTTAAAAAGTTACTCTTTTACTTCTTTAAAAGAATGCCTAAAGTATTTAAGTTCTTCTAAATTAGTGAATTATTTTAATATAGAAAAGGATAAAACTTTAAGCTTTGGTTAAGAAAAATAAAATAGTGTAAGCTTTTGATTGCGGGGAGAAAAGAAGGAAAAGCACAATGAATTTGGGAAGAAAGACTATCTTTGACCTGCCAAATTTAAATCGGATTAGTAATACGCAATTTTAAAATCATGAACAAAGATACAAGCCACTTTTCTTTTATACGAACATCAAAAACCTATTTACCACAATATGATGTACTATTAGAAAAAGTTTATGCTTACAGTGTATGGCCGGAGTTTATTTTGCAGGATCAGGTCAATCTCGACTATTGGGAAGAGTTGTATGTGGAGTTCCCTATGTACCAGTTTTTCATGATGGACGGACAAGAAGTCGTAGGAAATGGCAACTGTGTTCCGTTGAGTTTGACTAAAGAAGAATTGGCTCAATTGCCTGATGAAGGATGGGATTGGGCATTAGAACGCGCTTTTTTAGATCAACAAGCAGGTAAAAAAACCAACACTTTATGTGCATTACAAATAGGAGTGAATCCCGCCTATCAAGGAAAGGGCATTAGTCAATATTTGGTGCGTTTTATGAAAGCGTTGGCGAAGGAACAGCAGATGGCTGATTTTATTTTGCCGATTCGACCGACTCTAAAGCATCGTTATCCTCTTCAAACGATGGAAGACTATGTGACGTGGAAAAATGAAAAAGGACAGGCATTTGACCCTTGGATTCGAACACACGAAAAAAATGGAGCAACTGTGATTAAGGTATGTGCTAAAGCGATGTATGTAGAAGGCAATGTACAAGAATGGGAGCAATGGACCAATCGCTCCTTTCAAACGTCTGGACACTATGTTATTGATTTTGCCTTAAATCCCATTGAAATTGATTTAGAAAATAATAGAGGAATTTATATAGAGCCCAATGTTTGGATGCAATATAACTTAGATTTATAATTACGAAGTAAGAGAATAAAAAAGCCCACAATAAGCCATTGCTTTTGTGGGCTTTTTGTTGGATTAAACGTATTAAACGAGCTAGAAGAGCAGGACAAAAATAAACTGTACGAAATGTTTGGTTATTCTTTTGTTTTAATATAATTTTAAGTTAATTATTTAAGGTTTGATTTTATTTTGATATAAACGTTTTTACTTGTTTATTCTTTTATTCGTATTTAGCTTAAAATAGTAGGATGATGGAGGAAGAAGAACGGAAAGATAAGAGGTGCGTTTGTAAAGGGTAGTTGGAGATGAAACCAGAAATAACTAGGATGAAGCCGAAACAAATCTATTAATTTATAAATCAATGAAAAAAAAATTACCCTTGCTGAGCTTGGTAGCCGCTTGCTTATTCGGTCACTTTAGTTTTGCCCAAGAGAATACCCGTACAACGACAATCTTTGATAAAATTGTTTTTTACGATGGTTATGCAGCGAATTCAGAAGAAGCCGTTCCTCCAGGCGTTGTGCGATTAAACAATGCTCTTTATGCTAAAAAGATGACAACAGCAGAGCGTCAGGCCATTTTGTCTACCTTGGAAGTAGAAGTAACCATCGGTGCACTTTGTGATAATTACGATCGTATTGGCGGTGTTTTTCTTTCTTTGGTTCCTCAAGGTCAACCGATGACAGATCAAAATAAAAAGACCATAGAGATTGGTCGTTTTATCACTCCTTTTATGAATAAAAATCGCCAACCTACAGAGGTTCCTTATGTGTTTGATTTAAATCATTTGGTTCCTATGTTTAAAGATCAATCCTTTGCTGCTTATGATTTTTGGATTGAATTTAATGTATTTGGCGTGCCTTATGCTGCGAATAATGAAGTTTCAGGTTGTGCAGGTAGAAGTGATGTGTTCGAAGGAACGTTGAAAATAAAATCAGAAGATACCGGAAATCCATATGATACCTTCTTTTTACTGCCTTTGGCTAGTAGAGATTCTTTTAATAATTACAACGCAACAGATGTTGCAGGTACAACAACAAAAATTTATCAGTTTACGTTAGATGATGCCATTAGTGAATCGTATTTTCATTTGATTACGTCTAATCACGGTGCAAACCAAGGAGGAGAGGAATATGTTCGTCGTACACATCAAGTGTATTTGGATGGTGATTTGATAGAAACGTATAAACCTGGCGGAAAATCATGTGAACCTTATCGCCAGTATAATACGCAAGGCAATGGTATTTATGGATCGCGACCTAAAACGGAAGCAGATTGGACGAGTTGGAATAACTGGTGTCCTGGTGATGTGATTCCCAATAGAATTTTTAAAATAGCAGACCTGCAAAAGGGAACACATGAATTTAAAGTTACCGTTCCTGATGCCCGTTTTGTAGGTGGTCAGGGTGATTTTCCCTTGTCTCTTTTCTTTTTTGCGAAGGGAATCAATGGCGTGTTAGCTACAGAAAAGTTTGAGAAAGTGAGCTATCAGATTTATCCAAATCCGACTACAGATGCTGTTTATATTCAATCAGAACAAGAAGTTCAAACTGTTGTGGTATATGATATGAGTGGAAGCAAAGTGTTAGAAACAAAAAACACACCAACGATTAATTGCCAAACGTTGAGTGCAGGTAGTTATATCTTTTCCATTGCATTTGCCAATGGAATCAAAACAACAGAGAAAATAGTTAAGAAATAGGAACAAACTTTCCTTTATATCACAGTATAGAACAACGCTCTATTTTAGTCTTTAAATAGAGCATTGTTGTATACTTAGTCATGATTTACCACCAAGCGTTGGTTCTATCTATAATTTTTACAAATACCTCAACACCTCTGACATATCTTCTCCAAAGAAATTGTGCTCTTGAGCAACTTCATACAATTCAGGATATTGCTGTGCTAAAATAATAAAGTCATATTCGATGGTACTAGCGTATTTTTCTGCAACATGTAGTTCTAAAAGAGACGTATACACCCAAATCATGGCGCGCTCTTCGGGGGTATAGTACGGCTCTCGTTGGGTAAAGTAATTGTCTACTTCACTGTAATCGGCTGCATATTCGTTGGCCACATATGGTGTTGTCATTTGAATGAAATAGTAATCCAAAGGCACTCGAATATAGGCTTCGTCTTCTTGGGCTAATTCTACAGCAGCAGCTAGCATTTTTTTCTTGACAACCAGCTTTCCATCAAAACCACGCGAAAAAAACAAACGATCATACATGCGGTAATCCCAGCCCTCGCGTGAATGACTACTCCTTTTTTTGTATTCATCCATACAGTTGATTTGAATTCTTTGGTATAAATTATCATAGTCTGACGGAAATCCTTCATAACCAGTGTATTCAACTAATTGTGATATAAAAAACGAATAATAAATACTATTTAATGCTGCTTTACTTTCATAAAAGATATAATTATTACTAGCTACATCTTGATTTCCTATAGAATATATATAATATGATTCTCCAAAATCATCTTCTTTTTCAAAAATCCCTGTCACTCCATCAATATAGTATCTATTTTTACAGTCGAAAATGAAATTAGGATAAGA
The window above is part of the Myroides odoratus DSM 2801 genome. Proteins encoded here:
- a CDS encoding 3-hydroxyacyl-CoA dehydrogenase/enoyl-CoA hydratase family protein, whose protein sequence is MKRRIKKVAVIGSGVMGSAIACHFANIGVEVLLMDIVPNALTPEEEKKGLTLNDRAVRNKIAQTHLTNALKSKPAPIYTPRFADRITIGNLEDDLSKIKTVDWIIEVVIERLDIKKSVFENIEKYRKPGTLITSNTSGIPMKLLVEGRSEDFQQHFCGTHFFNPPRYLPLFEIIPGPHTSAEVISFFQNYARVYLGKTPVLCKDTPGFIGNRIGVYSMAMVMQLTQEIGLTIEEADTLTGAFLGRPKTGTFKLGDLVGLDTAINVTLGLKQNCPDDAMIQEVKDNQALNFLLENKFLGDKTKKGFYYKEVDKEGKTNRFALDLNTLSYRPLERAKIEAIETANQAGGTKAKWSVLLADPGKAGTLIRKHFASLFAYVSQRVPEITDTLFSIDDAMRTGYAWKYGPFETWDVLGLQKGIDLVEKEGYQVAQWVKDLAATGATSFYKIENGKKLFYNQQTQTYDAIPGQDAFIILNNIRNTNKVWGNSEATLLDLGDGIVNLEFHSKMNTIGGGVLAGLNKAVEIAEQDFDGLVVGNQGSNFSVGANLMMIFMMAAEQDWDELNIAIKMFQDTMMKMRYSAIPVVAAPHGMTFGGGCELSLHADKVVAAAETYIGLVEFGVGLIPGGGGSKEMTVRASDLYRKNDVELNTLQEHFLTIGMAKVATSAEEAYDYNILQRGKDIVVVNKDLQIAQAKREALVMAQAGYTQPVKRKDIKVLGRQALGMFYVGTDSMMAGKYISEHDHKIANKLAYVMAGGDLSEATLVSEQYLLDLEREAFLSLCGERKTLERIQHMLKTGKPLRN
- a CDS encoding MarR family winged helix-turn-helix transcriptional regulator, with translation MKDKTIDYTLRATWQAVARMYNEEAAKYDATMSLAFALLSIDKNGTPSTLLGPNMGMEATSLTRTLKKMEEKGLITREKNPHDGRGVIIKLTPLGLEKRELSKEKVKRFNEAIRKHLTEEQIANFIAVTETVNQLIADKAIFDTKK
- a CDS encoding GNAT family N-acetyltransferase; this translates as MNKDTSHFSFIRTSKTYLPQYDVLLEKVYAYSVWPEFILQDQVNLDYWEELYVEFPMYQFFMMDGQEVVGNGNCVPLSLTKEELAQLPDEGWDWALERAFLDQQAGKKTNTLCALQIGVNPAYQGKGISQYLVRFMKALAKEQQMADFILPIRPTLKHRYPLQTMEDYVTWKNEKGQAFDPWIRTHEKNGATVIKVCAKAMYVEGNVQEWEQWTNRSFQTSGHYVIDFALNPIEIDLENNRGIYIEPNVWMQYNLDL
- a CDS encoding peptide-N-glycosidase F-related protein; the encoded protein is MKKKLPLLSLVAACLFGHFSFAQENTRTTTIFDKIVFYDGYAANSEEAVPPGVVRLNNALYAKKMTTAERQAILSTLEVEVTIGALCDNYDRIGGVFLSLVPQGQPMTDQNKKTIEIGRFITPFMNKNRQPTEVPYVFDLNHLVPMFKDQSFAAYDFWIEFNVFGVPYAANNEVSGCAGRSDVFEGTLKIKSEDTGNPYDTFFLLPLASRDSFNNYNATDVAGTTTKIYQFTLDDAISESYFHLITSNHGANQGGEEYVRRTHQVYLDGDLIETYKPGGKSCEPYRQYNTQGNGIYGSRPKTEADWTSWNNWCPGDVIPNRIFKIADLQKGTHEFKVTVPDARFVGGQGDFPLSLFFFAKGINGVLATEKFEKVSYQIYPNPTTDAVYIQSEQEVQTVVVYDMSGSKVLETKNTPTINCQTLSAGSYIFSIAFANGIKTTEKIVKK